The following is a genomic window from Deltaproteobacteria bacterium.
GACCGGCGGTGGGCGGATCGCAGGCTTGCCTGCACACCAATATTAGTGTAGCCATCAAATGGACTTCTCGGTTGAATTCTACGAGACGGCGGATCGACGCACACCGGTCGAAGAGTTCCTGGATGATCTCAAGGCGTCTGATCCTGATGTCCACGCCAAGGTGCTTGCTGGGCTGGCCAAACTCCGCGACCGCCACAACCATCGCGAGCCGCTGTCGAAGCCGGTCGGCCACGGCCTCTTTGAACTGCGCGTGCTTGGTCGTCTCAACACCCGCGCACTCTGGTTCTTCCACCACGGGCGCCGTATCATCGTGGCGCACGGCGTCAGACACAAAGGACAGAAACTGCCACCCGAAGCGCTGCGCGTTGCCCTGGCCCGCAAAGCGGAGTGGGAATGGAGATCCGGTCGATGAAGAAAGCAACGAACTTTGATCGCTACCTCGCCCGCCAGTTGCGCACCCCTTCCTTCGCCCGCCGCTATCGGCAGGCTGCAGAGGAATGGAACGTGGCCCTCCAGCTCGCAGCGCTGCGTCAGGCGCGCGGCCTGACGCAAAGTGACGTGGCGCGTCTGGCCGGTACGACGCAGCAGCAGATCAGCCGGATGGAGTCGGCCGATTATCAGGGCCACTCCCTCTCCATGCTCCGCAAGGTCGTTGCCGCACTCGGCGGCTCCGTGCGCGTGCACATCGAGCCCACCCGCGCCGCGGCCGGCACGCCGCGGCTTTCGCAACGCCGTGCCGCGTAGAGCCCCATTCTGCCACTCCGCCCACTTCGGGCAGTCAAGAGCAGTGATCAGTGACCAGTGACCAGTTGCCAGTGACCAGCGGGAGCCATCGAGCCATTGACGATTGGATCATTGCAGGATGAGAGATGACCGATGAGCGATCCCGGGCGGGGCACTGACCAACGACCTGGCGAAGATCAAGCGACTCATTTTGCTCGGCCGCTACCGCTTCACGCACAAGGCCGAGATGGAGCGCTTGCGCGATGGACTGGAGCAGACCGACGTCCTGGCGGCGATCATGAACGCGCCGGCGATCACCAAGGTCCTCCGCTCCACCAGCGTGTTCCGCCAGGCTCGCCGCGAGAAGCTGTACGTCATCGAGGGCTTTACCTTCGACGGCCTGCTCATCTACACTAAGGGCGTGATTCGCAGGGAACTCGGCCAAGACACGCTCTACATTCTCGTGTCTGCAAAGCGCTCCACATGACGGAACTCCGACGGTGCCCCAACTGCGGCAGCCGGCGCATCGAACGGCTCGCCCGACCTTTTCGTGCCCGCGTGGCCGGCAAATGGGTCCGTATCCCCAACCTCGTGCGCGAGATCTGTCCCGATTGCCACGAAGAATACTTCGACCGGGACGCCAATGTCGAGATTGACGAGGCCTGCTTCGGCAAGCAGCGACGAAGAGCGTAGGCCGGCCGGTACTCCTCTTCTCACTCGCTCCGTTCAGCCGTTCTTCCTCGTGCTGCCCTTGCCCACTCCGCCCACTTCGGCCTCGCCCGCCTGCCGTAGCTGCGGCGCAGGCAGGGGCAGTTTCGTGCGTGCAGTGACGCGTGATCAGTGACAAGTGACGAGAATTGGTTCAGCGAGCCATCGGGTCTTCTGCTTGTCCCAGCGGTCTAGGCCGGTGTCGAAGTCCTTGTCTGGAAGAACGGGAACAGTGCCATCGATCTCGAACACCAAGCGCGGCCGGCCCGCTTTCTTCGCTGCGCCGTACTCGAGCTCTGTGATCGAGACCTCACGGTCGTCGGGTATCCGGCCGTAGCGATACGCCACGATCCCGACGTAGATGTCGCACTCCCGCGCCCAGTCCTCGCACTTCTCGACTGTGGGGCGTTCGTTGGCGGTAAAGCGCTCCATGCCGACGGGCTGCATGCCGGCGCGCAGCACAGCATCCTGCACGACCTTCCGCCGCTCGGCGTTGTCCAGGTAGGTGCTGGAGATAAAGACTCGGAACGACGCTCGGCCCCCGCGCTGTTTGGTCACCGGTCGCTCTCTCTTGGTCGGCACAGCATGGCGTTACGACGACTCGGCTTGGTCGGTCAAGGGATGGGAGGCTGCGCTCTGATCGCCGCGCGCGGCGGGTGATCGGTCCGCTGAACGGACTTCGACA
Proteins encoded in this region:
- a CDS encoding YgiT-type zinc finger protein → MTELRRCPNCGSRRIERLARPFRARVAGKWVRIPNLVREICPDCHEEYFDRDANVEIDEACFGKQRRRA
- a CDS encoding XRE family transcriptional regulator translates to MKKATNFDRYLARQLRTPSFARRYRQAAEEWNVALQLAALRQARGLTQSDVARLAGTTQQQISRMESADYQGHSLSMLRKVVAALGGSVRVHIEPTRAAAGTPRLSQRRAA
- a CDS encoding type II toxin-antitoxin system RelE/ParE family toxin yields the protein MDFSVEFYETADRRTPVEEFLDDLKASDPDVHAKVLAGLAKLRDRHNHREPLSKPVGHGLFELRVLGRLNTRALWFFHHGRRIIVAHGVRHKGQKLPPEALRVALARKAEWEWRSGR
- a CDS encoding DUF4062 domain-containing protein; the encoded protein is MTKQRGGRASFRVFISSTYLDNAERRKVVQDAVLRAGMQPVGMERFTANERPTVEKCEDWARECDIYVGIVAYRYGRIPDDREVSITELEYGAAKKAGRPRLVFEIDGTVPVLPDKDFDTGLDRWDKQKTRWLAEPILVTCH